One window of Doryrhamphus excisus isolate RoL2022-K1 chromosome 13, RoL_Dexc_1.0, whole genome shotgun sequence genomic DNA carries:
- the itgb1bp1 gene encoding integrin beta-1-binding protein 1 — protein sequence MFRKVKKRHSSSSSQSSEISTKSKSVDSSLGGLSRSSTVASLDTDSTKSSGNSTSEICAEFRVKYVGAIEKLQFDMSKTLHEPLDLINYIDAAQQDGKLPFVPGDEEMILGVSKHGVKVASLDQCDVLHRHPLYLIVRMLCYDDGLGAGKNLLALKTTDPKQEGCSIWVYQCTSSEQAQSICKVLSASFDCALMSDKS from the exons ATGTTCCGCAAGGTCAAGAAAcgccacagcagcagcagctctcaAAGCAGTGAGATCAGCACCAAAAGTAAG TCTGTAGACTCCAGTTTAGGAGGATTGTCCAGGTCGAGCACCGTCGCCAGCCTGGACACAGACTCCACCAAGAGCTCAG GAAACAGCACGTCGGAAATCTGCGCGGAGTTTCGTGTGAAGTATGTGGGAGCCATTGAGAAGTTGCAGTTTGACATGAGCAAGACGCTCCACGAACCTCTTGACCTCATCAACTACATTGATGCAGCTCAG CAAGATGGAAAACTGCCGTTTGTGCCAGGAGACGAGGAGATGATTCTGGGAGTGTCAAAACATGGAGTCAAAGTAGCTTCTTTGGACCAGTGT GACGTGTTGCACCGTCACCCCCTCTACCTGATTGTCCGCATGCTCTGCTACGATGACGGCCTGGGTGCAGGGAAGAACCTCCTCGCTCTGAAAACCACCGACCCAAAACAGGAGGGGTGCAGCATCTGGGTGTACCAGTGCACCAGCTCT GAGCAGGCTCAGTCCATCTGCAAGGTCCTGTCAGCTTCTTTTGACTGCGCTCTCATGTCCGACAAGTCCTGA